A single window of Leishmania infantum JPCM5 genome chromosome 35 DNA harbors:
- a CDS encoding putative glycerol uptake protein codes for MVIMWAAHVTLLYLIEINDGFEQTPWLQYYTSCILSHLQAIQEDAEAIPWEQRMRWCVAFRMSTLRLIAFNYDLWEATHAAARARDRARAKHDTGCVECAQLREQNAASAAALPAEALRCYKYRTEYARDPADYNFLNYAXYVLFPPLYLAGPMSSFNAFVSHMRVPSTSMPLRKMVRYAFGILRIYITEYTLLHFVHIPCLGSYAFVILRMTLLEQAHFLFYMLAYLWLKFSFIWKSSRLFAMFSGIEVPEDMRRCFGNTLTVRGFWRDWHASFNLWIVRYMYIPMGGRSRVALSVLPIFLFIAVWHDPALHLVKWAVCIAAMFVAEVAVSGCFGWAAAAFRREMAAAAPHSTRGVRINSQYSWRISLLASKTYFWGRHVSRHSRAAMRRHLCYGGCFSSILGVMRANMMG; via the coding sequence ATGGTCATCATGTGGGCCGCGCACGTCACTCTCCTGTACCTCATCGAGATCAACGATGGGTTCGAGCAGACGCCCTGGTTACAGTACTACACTTCGTGTATTCTGTCACACCTGCAAGCCATTCAGGAAGATGCGGAAGCAATTCCTTGGGAGCAGCGTATGCGCTGGTGCGTAGCCTTCCGCAtgtcgacgctgcgcctcatcgccttcAACTACGACCTGTGGGAggccacgcacgccgccgcacgcgcgcgcgaccgTGCCAGGGCGAAGCACGACACCGGCTGCGTCgagtgcgcgcagctgcgcgagcagaacgcagcgtcggcggccgcgctgcccgccgAGGCGTTGCGCTGCTACAAGTACCGCACCGAGTACGCGCGCGACCCCGCCGACTACAACTTCCTGAACTACGCCGNCTACGTGCTGTTCCCGCCACTGTACCTTGCCGGGCCAATGTCGTCCTTCAACGCGTTCGTGTCGCACATGCGCGTGCCGAGcacgtcgatgccgctgcgcaagatGGTGAGGTACGCGTTTGGCATCCTCCGCATCTACATCACGGAGTACACGCTGTTGCACTTTGTGCACATCCCGTGCCTCGGCTCGTACGCCTTCGTGATCCTTCGGATGACGTTgctggagcaggcgcacTTCCTGTTCTACATGCTGGCCTACCTGTGGCTGAAGTTCAGCTTTATATGGAAGTCGTCGCGTCTCTTCGCCATGTTCAGCGGCATCGAAGTTCCGGAGgacatgcggcgctgcttcggcaACACGCTGACGGTGCGGGGCTTCTGGCGCGACTGGCACGCCTCCTTCAACCTGTGGATCGTGCGGTACATGTACATCCCGATGggtggccgcagccgcgtcgcgctgtcggtgctgcccaTCTTCCTGTTCATTGCGGTGTGGCACGACCCGGCGCTGCACCTTGTCAAGTGGGCGGTGTGCATTGCCGCGATGTtcgtggcggaggtggcggtgagcGGGTGCTTTGGGtgggccgctgcggcgttcCGGCGCGagatggccgccgcggcaccgcatTCCACGAGAGGGGTGAGGATCAACAGTCAATACTCTTGGCGTATTTCTCTCCTTGCCTCGAAGACGTACTTTTGGGGCCGCCACGTCAGCCGGCACAGCCGAGCGGCAATGCGACGTCATCTGTGCTACGGTGGCTGCTTCTCGAGTATCTTGGGGGTCATGAGAGCGAATATGATGGGGTAG